A stretch of Mesoplodon densirostris isolate mMesDen1 chromosome 7, mMesDen1 primary haplotype, whole genome shotgun sequence DNA encodes these proteins:
- the RASSF10 gene encoding ras association domain-containing protein 10: MDPSEKTISVWICQEEKLVSGLSRRTTCSDVVRVLLEDGCQRRRRQRRGRRRGIAGDPPGPGELPEPLDEDEEDDDDEALPQGMLCGPPQCYCIVEKWRGFERILPNKTRILRLWDAWGDERENVRFVLVRSEASLPNTGPRSAEARVVLSRERTCSARGVPARPSLALTQEKQRRVVRKAFRKLAKLNRRRQQQPSSPCSSTSSSTASSCSSSPRAAESASVERMETLVHLVLSQDHTIRQQVQRLRELDREIDRYEAKVHLDRMRRHGVNYVQDTYLVGAGIELDGRGSGEEPAAATPALDGEAQAVELEELARRCDDLLRLQEQRAQQEELLERLSAEIQEELNQRWMRRRQEELAAREDPPEADGGLDGELLLERERVRTQLSTSLYIGLRLNTDLETVKSDLDYSQQQWDSKERELQGLLQTLHSLELTVAPDGTPVSSGPSQEPRPQACAEVWVDQARGLAKSCPGNDEDSDTGLSSMHSQDSDSVPVCESLV; the protein is encoded by the coding sequence ATGGATCCTTCGGAGAAGACGATATCGGTGTGGATCTGCCAGGAGGAGAAACTGGTGTCCGGTCTCTCCCGTCGCACCACTTGCTCGGACGTAGTGCGGGTGCTCTTGGAGGATGGCTGCCAGCGGCGACGCCGGCAGAGGCGAGGCCGGCGGCGGGGCATAGCTGGCGACCCGCCAGGCCCAGGGGAGCTGCCGGAACCCCTGGACGAGGACGAAGAGGACGACGACGACGAGGCGCTGCCCCAGGGCATGTTGTGCGGGCCCCCGCAGTGCTATTGCATTGTGGAGAAGTGGCGGGGCTTTGAGCGCATCCTGCCCAACAAGACGCGCATCTTGCGCCTCTGGGACGCCTGGGGCGACGAGCGAGAGAACGTACGCTTCGTGCTGGTGCGTAGCGAGGCGTCGCTGCCCAACACGGGACCCCGCAGTGCCGAGGCGCGCGTTGTGCTCAGTCGCGAGCGCACCTGCTCCGCCCGGGGCGTCCCGGCGCGGCCCAGCCTGGCTCTGACCCAGGAGAAGCAGCGACGGGTGGTGCGGAAGGCCTTCCGCAAGCTGGCCAAGCTCAACCGGCGGCGCCAGCAGCAGCCGTCGTCGCCTTGCTCGTCCACTTCGTCGTCCACAGCCTCGTCATGCTCGTCGTCGCCGCGGGCCGCCGAGAGCGCGTCGGTGGAGCGCATGGAGACGCTGGTGCATTTGGTGCTCTCCCAGGACCACACCATCCGTCAGCAGGTGCAGCGGCTCCGGGAGCTGGACCGAGAGATTGACCGGTACGAGGCCAAGGTGCATCTGGACCGCATGCGGCGGCACGGAGTGAACTACGTGCAGGATACCTACTTGGTGGGCGCAGGCATCGAGCTCGACGGGCGCGGCTCGGGAGAGGAGCCGGCGGCGGCGACGCCGGCCCTGGACGGCGAGGCTCAGGCGGTCGAGCTGGAGGAGCTGGCCCGGCGCTGCGACGACCTGCTGCGGTTGCAGGAGCAGCGGGCCCAACAGGAGGAGTTGCTCGAGCGCCTCTCAGCCGAAATCCAGGAGGAATTGAACCAGAGGTGGATGCGGAGGCGCCAGGAGGAGCTCGCAGCGCGGGAGGATCCCCCGGAGGCTGATGGCGGCCTCGACGGTGAGCTGCTGCTGGAGCGGGAGCGGGTCAGGACGCAGCTCAGCACCAGCCTCTACATAGGGCTCCGGCTCAACACGGACCTTGAGACCGTCAAGTCGGACTTAGATTACAGCCAGCAGCAGTGGGACAGCAAGGAGCGCGAGCTACAGGGCCTTCTCCAGACTTTGCACTCGTTGGAGCTGACGGTAGCTCCCGATGGAACTCCGGTCTCGAGCGGTCCCTCGCAGGAACCCCGGCCTCAGGCCTGCGCCGAGGTGTGGGTGGACCAGGCCCGCGGACTGGCCAAGAGCTGTCCTGGTAACGACGAGGACTCGGATACCGGGCTGAGCTCTATGCACAGCCAGGACTCGGACTCAGTGCCTGTGTGCGAATCCCTTGTGTAG